TTTTTACGGTTACAATCCCGCATTTCCTCTTTTCCATCTCTGGAAAAATTCGACATTTGCAGCGAAAGCTTCATGCCTTTCGTGTGCAGGGCCAGTTGTCGCGCATAATGTGTGACGTGCGCGCCCTGCTTGGAGCGGAACGGCTCAGGCGACAAGAGCTAGCAGAGGTGGACCTGGAGAAGAGGGAACTGCTGGAGCTCCTCAGAGACCCGCACCCCGCCAGGAGCCAGCAGTCTGTCGACCCGACGGGCCGAGACCAGGTCCGGGGGGACCGGCCGACACCCGAATGGGAACTCGGCCAAGAGCCGCTACGGCGCCAGCGGAGGGAGGCGTCTTTACATCTATCCAGTCTCTCGCTTCACTCGACTCCGGCTTTAAACGGATCCGCCGGTCCTCCTTCACCTCAGACGAGTGAAGGTGCACGCAAGAGCGGAACCCGGAGTCTGACGCTGGATTGCATCAAGAAGAAGAGCCGTGAGGTCACCGTGATCTGAGTAGACGGAACCCAAGACTAGCCAATAAGGATAGATCCTTAGAAGtccatgaaataaattcacaaataccaaccagGCCCCACGATTAGCTAATGCACATACGCATAACAATATGGACGGGaataaatgcaagtaaagagcaacatttagctTGATAATAATAAGTCCTTTTGTAAATCGTAACAAATGTAATCGCCGCGATAAACGTGGGATTACGGCACTGAGAATGAGATGTGTTTGAAAGGTTTTTGTATGCAAATCTACTTTAGTcgaattgtttgttgtttgaccTGTGAATAAACTGATTCATTTTGTGGCCTGGCTTTTCACTCGATAAGTGtcaatttgaaattattttactttataatggAGTTATTggtaattaaccaattatttcacattttcatttattttagtcatatTGCATTCagcttatttacaataaatcaatcatccaattattaatttaatttaaataaaaactaaatgaaaaagaatattttaattcaaaatgttttggggggggggggggggggggggagaccctctacaatgcaataaaatagctgtgccttgagataaagttgttccgtgaccacgcttgtgaCTTCAAAGacttaaatcatctttctccattgaaatgaatggcatGCCAATAATCCACTCCagcacccccccctcccccccaaaaatattaaaaaggaaaatagcaatctataatattgtacattataaaaaaatatagtcCTGACATAATTGAGACagcttttattttcctttttagctTCCAAATTTGCTTCGCTGTAGCAATCAACGACATGAAAAACACTCCGAACTTTATTTTCTAGTTACAACttataataacaaaacaacacaaaatctgCATTAGATGCTGACAAGATCACCAGGGACACATTTCCATGGAGATGGCATAAAACAACCTGATTGGTCCGTTTGGAGCCGCGGCAGGCTTTTGAGTCAACATTTACCTGGTGAAGGAGCGGACGTGTCGGCCCCTCCCGCCGCCGCTCCCTCCCCCGCCGCTGAACTTGCTCACCTGGGAgcctctccctcctcctcctcctcctcctccgccgcctccCACGttgccgcctcctcctccacctcctcctccgccgccgccgctaaGCCACGTCAGCCCGGTGCCACCTCTGCCACGTGGCACTCGATCACGAGGAGCCAGACGATACGCGTCTGGGAATTTCAGATGAGAGGGTGGcggcccattgaaatacacttcttttcataacggtaaagacaaaagtgcataacggtaaagacaacaGCGTCATAAAAATCGTGTCAGTTGCACCATTTCAGTGtttcccttcaaactctgcagataaATGCATTTACGtgagtgcataaatgatccgaACTATTCATAAAACCACTACACTCTTGTCTCTATACTATTGTAATAACAGTGAAGACATGAAATAGTTCCCACTCTGTCACAAATGTGTCCATATCCATTCATATCTGCGAAATAACAGCATTTATTTCCCTGTCTGCTATTGAGTAAATGCaaaatgattaattgattttcaaaaggaaagaCAGTGGGGTatgaaaaccatccatccagttggcacagttttgtgtgtgtgtgtgtgtgttgattccTTACTTGCAGGAAGTTGTCGTGAGGGCAGAGGTCCTCGCGTGAAGTTGCTCTGGCCCCCGCGAGGTTCACTGTAGGTCCCCCTGTGAGTGACGGCCGGGACTTGCGCTCCTCCATGAGCGCTCCAGGACGAACCTCGGCCGCCCTCCCTGCGAGGGTAGTTGCCTGTGGAACCGAGAGGCCTTTATCGCCCTCTGTTGGACAACTTCGGATTAACACGTTAAAAAACCGACTGTTTGGAGCCCTGCCCTCTGGGGGATTCCGAAAGAATAATTTGACTGATGTTATTGAATTGTTCTGGCCGttacaaaatgtgtttcacaCTTCAGGCTGTAATGTAatgcaaaggatttgcaaccgAGTACTAAAAAGTGAAAGTTGGATTTATGAATGTTAATTTGTCTCATGATTTTTAGTAGccccttaaaaagtgggaggcataTATACAAACATGTCATTCCTCCACcgttcacctgatttggatgtcaATACCCTCAAAATACAGCTGAAAGTCGGCAATTAAAGCACATGTTGTCCGTTTCATTTGAAATCCATTGTagtggtgtttagagccaaaaagatgaccATTGTGTCGATAATAAtgccaatatttatggacctggcTGTATCGGGAAAAGCTGGAAGAGGCTCAACAATGAGGATcaactgtacagaaaatggatggacagacggaTGTGTCGGCACAATATGCACTAAAAGACCTGTTCTGCATTATGGCATATGACTAACATGAAATCAAACcatattaaaaaagacaagatgGGTGCGCTTACCAGAGAGTAGAACAGTTTTGGGCTGCGGTGGAGTAAAGAAGCGCGTCTGATTGTGGAAGGTGGCCCTGCCTCTGTTGCCAGTGAAAAGTCCTCTTGTGGGGAGCTTGGGGGAGCTCTTCAGAGGCCGTTTAGGAGGCAAAAGTCCAATTGGGGTGGTGATGTCTTTAAACTCAGCTGCCACAAAGTCATCCACGTGCATGCTGGGAGGACGGGACGTGTTCTGTTTGCGCTGGCGGAAGATGTCGTGGGGTCGGCAGAAGTTCTGTCCCAAGCCCCCTCGGCCTCCCCGGCCACGCGGCGCAGCCATGATGTGCGCTCTCTTCGCAGGCTCCACGTAGTCTGATTTACCGCTACAAAAACATTCGCAATCCTCCAGTCAACGACATTGAAGTCTGCGCAAAGTGTTCAGCAGAGACGTGACTCGATGCGCTACCTGGACGTAATGAAGGTCTCGTGCTTGTGTCTCCCCAGCCGGAAGCCTTTTTGAGCCTTGGCGTGACCAGGCGAGGAGGGCTCGGACAGGAAGGAGCGCTCCAGTTCTGCCTTCAGGTCCAGTTCTGGACAACATTCCTGAGCCAAACCCACCAGATCCACCTTCACCTATGACACACGCATCCAATTATGTTAATTCTCATGCACATGAACAGTGTCCCATGGCCACCAAACTATCACTTTGgataaatcaaatatttttaggatTGTCTATTCTTTTCTACAATTaaatgggagggggggggggggggggggaataaataaataaaaaaagtgaaatcgGATACACTCTTGTGGTACAGGGCACACTAATGTGACTGGGACCCACTGTTCTAGGTCAAATGGAGTACCCACCATGTCGAGCTCAGTTTCTATGTCATCTGTTTGGAAGGGAGAGAACCACAGAGCCTTGAGTTGCTCATCAAGTGCTTCGGAAAGAATAAAAACAGTcctacagattaaaaaaaaaaagggggagaatAAATTAGTTTGGTCAGGGGGAGTTTAAGCGGAGTAAAAGCACAAGGGCACAGTTCCATTTGTTGTATTATCAGCAGCTGTACCTGTGATTAAACTGAGTCGCGAGAGTCTCGGGTGCTGGCAGAGTGGGCTCTGTATCAACTGCGGGAGGCTCATCGGCAGCAGCCTCCAACGTTTGCCTCAGGACGGTCACACTCTCCAACAGGGTCTCCAGTGTATCATCCTCCTTACAAATTTTCTGAAAGGGAAACAACAAATACACGTTTCAATACAAGTCAGCATCAACATTTGTCGAGTCCGAATCCTATTATGACAAGTGCACTCATTTGTACCTTGATTTGTTTCTCGAAAGTCTGAATAGGATGCGAGTCAGACTTTTCCCACTGCAGAAGAGCCTTCATCTCAGATGCACTCAGCAACCGTGAAGGGGGAACAAAGGGCAACTCCTCGACGGATGCCTGGCCCTCCTCATGAcactgctatatatatatatatataatacatgtaAACACAGTGCCAAAATGACTCTCAAACAATTCATTTGTGTCTGGAAAAAGTTCAGCTCCTTATGAGAGAAGGTGGTGCAAAAAGCCCTGAAATAATGGAACATTTGAACATGAGCATTCAAAAGCTAAAAGAAAGCCAAATGAAGTTCAACTGTGACGGTGGTATTGCATTTTAGGTTTGTCCTGAAATCTCAACCGAAATTTACCACTGGTTCTGTGTTGACAATCTGTCGGAGGAAGTCCAACAAAGCTGAGAGCAGGTCTGCAGAGTCCTTGTTGAAGGGAAACGCTAATCTCTTCAGAAGCGAGAATAAACCTGGACTGTGTTTCTTCAGAGCCCTGAAACATTGTACCGCACTTAAATGAGATTCATGGAAGTAGCAATAGTGatggcatacattttttttttttttttaaaagtcaataaaaaaactgttcatAAGTCTAACAAACAACTTTTGGTGGGAAAAGGAGAGAAACAGAAGAGCAGTGGTATTTACACTTTGAGGTGGTAAACTCCATAGTCGTGCTCTGTGAGGAATGTTAAAGTCCTGATAcaggtgaggagaagcggtgcgCTGCTGTCCCTATTTCCCAAAACCTCCATCCAGGAGTTGCAAATGGATGACATCATCTCTCGGCCTGGGAGCGCGTTGGCCAGCTGTTCCAGCTCTGACACGCAGCTTTCACTCCCTTGAGAAATCACCAGAGAAATGTCCTGGAGGAGATGGCAATACATCTTTTTAGATGACACTCTTTTCCTTGGAAATACAATATCGGGAACAACCCTGCCGCAAATTGCAGTAATGGAACTgactcgacatttttttttttttgaattgccTATACTGTGCTAATAGTTTAAACAGTAAATATAACCCAAAATATGATACCAAAACACCTTAATATAAAACACATCTTACAAcgtcacaaataaaaaaaatcccagccAATAGCCACCCAGCAGagcaaaaaacatacacatagtGCGAAGACTCTCCATAGCTAGAACGGCCgagtatcacttcaacataccggttcttccttgacaccaattcttATGTTCCCATTGTCCAGTGCTCTGGTGGCATGTCACAAAGAGCATCAAAAACGCaactatttgtgtttttctctcagctaatagctgaggataggttccgCCGAAAACAACGGGACTAGGTGAAGTCGTGAATTGACAACTGCGAACAAGCGGGGGTACACTGTACGGTTTACGCTCTGTTGACTTTGCTTACCTGGTCACACAGTGACTGTAATATGGTTCCCATGAGTTCGCTGCATTGCTGTTGCTGTAATGAGTGGGTGGCGGGAGGAACCAGGAGAGGCAGCAGCAAGGGGAAGAGATCTGCCAGTTGTTCGTCTCCAGACACTGACCCAGAAAGCAAGTGGAGCACGGGACACTTGCAAGCTCTCTGTGACGCCAGCGCGTCAGTCAGAGAAAGCAGACGCAAGACTTGGGCCCAGCACGGACGTTTCCCCTCCGCCCTGCAGGTgtgacattttttcccctcagtcAATTTGGAGTCATTGCAAAGTCACCACAGCGCCCATTTGCGTCCGTCACTCACGGCTGTAGCTCCTCCGACAGCAACTCTAGCAAGGTCTTCATGATGAGCGTTGCGGTGGGTGAAGACAGGTCAGCCAGCTGAAGACACACTCTCCTGAGGATGGCCAAGAGCGGAGCGCAGCTGgtgacgcacacacactgcaatGCCTCAGAGAACACTTTCCATTGTGCCCGTACGTGCATGCTCCACAGCTTCCTTGTGTTTAAGGCCACTGCAACGTCTTGTACCGACAACACCTGAGGAAGCAACGACAAGGACGTGTAACAAGTACAAAGGAAGAAACGGTCTCGATTGTGGCCAACTGAGGCACCTGAGTGCTTTGCATTGGAAGTGGCAGTGGCAGGAGCTCAGACAACAGTGTAAGACCGGAGAAGAGCCCTTCAGGAGCCTTGAGTAATGACACTAAAACCTCTTTTAACATCAGTGACCACGTGTTACTGGCCAGTGTCTCCTCTGTATGCgtcacctgtaaaaaaaaaaacgcgcaAGTtggttaccctgttgaaaatgtaatttacttTTTTGCAATTAACCTCACggttgttctttacacaaataataaaataaaacaggcgTCAATGTAAATAGagaataaaacatgtttgttgcattgtatgtgtacagcatgtggaaaaccaccataccataccatgctgacctaatgacaaatctACTCAAAttagacaatatcgcttcattTGACAACCCATAACTgcttcaaaatctcagacaaactaatagattgcaccacaaggtggcacgTCATGGTCATATTGGGGAAAATATGGCACGTTTGAGACTAGAAGAATGttacatgaccagagagagccaatcacaagtgtcaGTTTTAGGAGGAGGAAGTTACATGAAAAATATCTGAGCTTTTGgggctatttttcaaatccaactaaaattgtattcatggaaatttccaaatgcaactgtaatttaattacacattttctcccagtaaaagattataattacatacattttgtaattagcCGACAACGTCATTACATGCAACTAGTTCCTCCGCAACATATGACCTATTAAAGAGGCAACACTTTGCCTCCCAAACCTTACACACCTCTTCATTGACACCCTGCGTAAAGGTCAGCAGGACGTCAACAATAAGAGCCTGCACCCTGGTTTCATCCCCATCCAGTCGTCCCGATGCAGGGATGGAACAAACTATCATGTGGAGCATGACCAAGACGTTGGCCACTCGAGTGTCCCTGAACTGGAACGCGCCTCCGCGGAGCAGCTCCGTCAGCATGGTGCGCAGCAACCGCAGCGTACTGACGCAAACGTGGAGGATCATGCAGCGCTGCGGCGTGGGGCCCATGTTTCCGTGCAAGCGCCACGGCTGCAGCAGCACGCTGCACAGCTTCTGCAGGACTCGCACGCATGTATCCAGACCCTCGCCTGAGAACAGCTGAACACAGGCGAGACTCCATTTCAGGTCCCTTTGCTGACCTGGGGAAACATGGCGGACAAGCTGAGATCTGCGTATGGCGCTGCTTACAGTAACTCAAACTTCTGTATTTCCTCTTACAGTGGCCATGGGCAGCGACTACCgcacagaaaaaaagatgcCAAAGTTTGAGGCGCACTGTTTATTTATTACAGTACACCAGGAATTCTCAACTGGTAGGTCGAGACCCAAAAGTGGATTGCAGACCCTTTTAAGGGTGTGTTGCGGATAGCTAGTAGAAAAATTACCGGGGGTCCTTCGCTCTAGGGTCGcaactatcaaatatttttgcaacTGAGTATTTGACCAATTATCTCATCGATCAATCGGATACAAATGGATTTTGCATTATCAAACAATAACAGTAAGTGAGGTCTAAGTAtgatttttgtccacttggggtcacaaTCCTCAGGTTCCGCACTATAATATCTGTGACTTTCCGTGtttatggctttaaaaggcaggaactggcctggtgagtgacgtgtgcGTCAGCGAACAAGAGTGTAGTTGGCTGAGGTTcgtggctggctgttaactggctcaCTGTTTGCCAGTCAGTTGTGAGCCATGGAAGCTCGACtgtgaatgtgcttattacaagtttctttttgtttaatagtgtgattgaaagtgcaccggtGGCTGTGTCTTATCCTTCAACTCTTGCGGGGGCATTTCAATACGTTCTACCTAGCGGTGGTAGGATACCGATGTTCATGTTCATCCTCAGTTTCTTAATAAGGTGCTCTGAATTATTTACCTCCAACAGGAGGCAGGGGGCAGGCAATGTGGCAGATCACCCTTAGAGCAGTGACCAATCCGGTTCCCTCAGGAGTcaacacattttccacattctgAAGACATGAGACGGCACACATAAAAATGATATATAGCGCTATTACTTGTATGCAGTCTCGACTTTAACATGCACCGATGCAGGCATACGTTAGAGCAGTCCAGACATGTCAGCCGGACCACGCATACCATGGCAGATAACTCTTGGGTTTGTTGTAAGATGAGCTCATTTAGCTGAATATGTGCCTTGGAAGACGCTTTTTGCGTATTAAGTCTTGTAAGTTAccaaatgtaattgttttgatAGAGAGGATATTTATACCTGTTTGACGTAGTCTAGAAGTGGTGAGATGCTGCCGATCTCAAAGCGCACTTTTTCCAACGGCTCCAGCCATTTGCTCAGCTCTGACGAACAACAACCGGAGTAATCATTGAGAGGACACGCCGCCACGACAAAACCTTTCCAacacatttgcacatttgtcatatTTACCCTGTAACTTGGCATTGGTGTCGTCAGCCTTGGCTATGAAGAGCAGTGGCGCGGCATACTGTTCCATCATCCGCAGTTCATTTGAGC
The genomic region above belongs to Phyllopteryx taeniolatus isolate TA_2022b chromosome 6, UOR_Ptae_1.2, whole genome shotgun sequence and contains:
- the virma gene encoding protein virilizer homolog isoform X2, translated to MAGDSSTELLFLDTFKHQSAEFTNVDVVRFPCVALITEIRVIPPGIKAHSNLPESRACGETSPHAFQLELFFKNVPKPNSPTFNRLGSLEYDENKSIVFRPSGKINTDGLVLRGWYTSLTLAVYGTAERSHGHEQGSPPPPPPPPPQQPCGPKRLVKQEWEKDDQYNGSPPRPAPRGPRTPPGPPPPDDDDEEQVQVPGASMGMVKDEPREGREDYLEAVSPERSLAADEAYSDAEQEEAEDEEEEQEQEDDTRTEGSALEEEEEEEDEGDDGYEQISSDEDDLDNGTFKLPSFDMDYTPEDLASVPPVQFDPYERELRPLVYFTPPYKTHFDTQLEKPSVEKSKDPSCPEEVAGGEDADGVAQVKELLGSIGEDRDVRWVTALEEVSGLLAKDSACLIKQAERVALEEHVGLLAQWALQALSMEIALTQPIALNLRQLKAGAKLASYLAECPQGLKALLRDGALDVLLELLHRDHVSSTLKLSLLRALDALISSPVGVEAFLNAGESEKSGYQLLVQLFLRDETVRVITAGNAILQKSHMFEILLDLRRTAAAWSEPQQEELEDVDATMEEEPALSPSAVSEAELDRLVGALEELYQLLETAPHCMVQPPGKAFPTSVRITGPQERDDPYPTLYRYLHACHFLESTSVVLSAAAAAGHLGVTQAVRELLRFLSLTQSGLLFLLAQPAPTNLLLRLLASMAESDAEETAFPGGEGALSGPGFGEEGFGVWLMQALHALQGVSELLSHVTSGGDGGVGLDEGDNPEVLAILHSLYLMTFTATGRSAVVHVLSLDNNLSCLVTLLQHYSKEGQGEAKTRKAVTYNYACMLILLVVQSSNELRMMEQYAAPLLFIAKADDTNAKLQELSKWLEPLEKVRFEIGSISPLLDYVKQNVENVLTPEGTGLVTALRVICHIACPLPPVGGQQRDLKWSLACVQLFSGEGLDTCVRVLQKLCSVLLQPWRLHGNMGPTPQRCMILHVCVSTLRLLRTMLTELLRGGAFQFRDTRVANVLVMLHMIVCSIPASGRLDGDETRVQALIVDVLLTFTQGVNEEVTHTEETLASNTWSLMLKEVLVSLLKAPEGLFSGLTLLSELLPLPLPMQSTQVLSVQDVAVALNTRKLWSMHVRAQWKVFSEALQCVCVTSCAPLLAILRRVCLQLADLSSPTATLIMKTLLELLSEELQPAEGKRPCWAQVLRLLSLTDALASQRACKCPVLHLLSGSVSGDEQLADLFPLLLPLLVPPATHSLQQQQCSELMGTILQSLCDQDISLVISQGSESCVSELEQLANALPGREMMSSICNSWMEVLGNRDSSAPLLLTCIRTLTFLTEHDYGVYHLKVALKKHSPGLFSLLKRLAFPFNKDSADLLSALLDFLRQIVNTEPVQCHEEGQASVEELPFVPPSRLLSASEMKALLQWEKSDSHPIQTFEKQIKKICKEDDTLETLLESVTVLRQTLEAAADEPPAVDTEPTLPAPETLATQFNHRTVFILSEALDEQLKALWFSPFQTDDIETELDMVKVDLVGLAQECCPELDLKAELERSFLSEPSSPGHAKAQKGFRLGRHKHETFITSSGKSDYVEPAKRAHIMAAPRGRGGRGGLGQNFCRPHDIFRQRKQNTSRPPSMHVDDFVAAEFKDITTPIGLLPPKRPLKSSPKLPTRGLFTGNRGRATFHNQTRFFTPPQPKTVLLSGNYPRREGGRGSSWSAHGGAQVPAVTHRGTYSEPRGGQSNFTRGPLPSRQLPANAYRLAPRDRVPRGRGGTGLTWLSGGGGGGGGGGGGNVGGGGGGGGGGGRGSQVSKFSGGGGSGGGRGRHVRSFTR
- the virma gene encoding protein virilizer homolog isoform X1; translated protein: MAGDSSTELLFLDTFKHQSAEFTNVDVVRFPCVALITEIRVIPPGIKAHSNLPESRACGETSPHAFQLELFFKNVPKPNSPTFNRLGSLEYDENKSIVFRPSGKINTDGLVLRGWYTSLTLAVYGTAERSHGHEQGSPPPPPPPPPQQPCGPKRLVKQEWEKDDQYNGSPPRPAPRGPRTPPGPPPPDDDDEEQVQVPGASMGMVKDEPREGREDYLEAVSPERSLAADEAYSDAEQEEAEDEEEEQEQEDDTRTEGSALEEEEEEEDEGEDEEMEEGDDGYEQISSDEDDLDNGTFKLPSFDMDYTPEDLASVPPVQFDPYERELRPLVYFTPPYKTHFDTQLEKPSVEKSKDPSCPEEVAGGEDADGVAQVKELLGSIGEDRDVRWVTALEEVSGLLAKDSACLIKQAERVALEEHVGLLAQWALQALSMEIALTQPIALNLRQLKAGAKLASYLAECPQGLKALLRDGALDVLLELLHRDHVSSTLKLSLLRALDALISSPVGVEAFLNAGESEKSGYQLLVQLFLRDETVRVITAGNAILQKSHMFEILLDLRRTAAAWSEPQQEELEDVDATMEEEPALSPSAVSEAELDRLVGALEELYQLLETAPHCMVQPPGKAFPTSVRITGPQERDDPYPTLYRYLHACHFLESTSVVLSAAAAAGHLGVTQAVRELLRFLSLTQSGLLFLLAQPAPTNLLLRLLASMAESDAEETAFPGGEGALSGPGFGEEGFGVWLMQALHALQGVSELLSHVTSGGDGGVGLDEGDNPEVLAILHSLYLMTFTATGRSAVVHVLSLDNNLSCLVTLLQHYSKEGQGEAKTRKAVTYNYACMLILLVVQSSNELRMMEQYAAPLLFIAKADDTNAKLQELSKWLEPLEKVRFEIGSISPLLDYVKQNVENVLTPEGTGLVTALRVICHIACPLPPVGGQQRDLKWSLACVQLFSGEGLDTCVRVLQKLCSVLLQPWRLHGNMGPTPQRCMILHVCVSTLRLLRTMLTELLRGGAFQFRDTRVANVLVMLHMIVCSIPASGRLDGDETRVQALIVDVLLTFTQGVNEEVTHTEETLASNTWSLMLKEVLVSLLKAPEGLFSGLTLLSELLPLPLPMQSTQVLSVQDVAVALNTRKLWSMHVRAQWKVFSEALQCVCVTSCAPLLAILRRVCLQLADLSSPTATLIMKTLLELLSEELQPAEGKRPCWAQVLRLLSLTDALASQRACKCPVLHLLSGSVSGDEQLADLFPLLLPLLVPPATHSLQQQQCSELMGTILQSLCDQDISLVISQGSESCVSELEQLANALPGREMMSSICNSWMEVLGNRDSSAPLLLTCIRTLTFLTEHDYGVYHLKVALKKHSPGLFSLLKRLAFPFNKDSADLLSALLDFLRQIVNTEPVQCHEEGQASVEELPFVPPSRLLSASEMKALLQWEKSDSHPIQTFEKQIKKICKEDDTLETLLESVTVLRQTLEAAADEPPAVDTEPTLPAPETLATQFNHRTVFILSEALDEQLKALWFSPFQTDDIETELDMVKVDLVGLAQECCPELDLKAELERSFLSEPSSPGHAKAQKGFRLGRHKHETFITSSGKSDYVEPAKRAHIMAAPRGRGGRGGLGQNFCRPHDIFRQRKQNTSRPPSMHVDDFVAAEFKDITTPIGLLPPKRPLKSSPKLPTRGLFTGNRGRATFHNQTRFFTPPQPKTVLLSGNYPRREGGRGSSWSAHGGAQVPAVTHRGTYSEPRGGQSNFTRGPLPSRQLPANAYRLAPRDRVPRGRGGTGLTWLSGGGGGGGGGGGGNVGGGGGGGGGGGRGSQVSKFSGGGGSGGGRGRHVRSFTR